CGTGTCACCAGAGACAGAGTACACTGACTCCTCTCCCTGGGTTGTAATGGATAGCGCAAAGCCCTCATTTTATAAGCATCATTTTTCTAAATAACATGCTACGCTAGAACAAAGGCCACTGCAAAGCCACAGGCTCTTCCACACAGTGAGGACACTGCTCTAGAATGTTCCACTTTTAGGTGGTCGGGGGGACAGTATTTGCTCTTGTGCTTCTAATTAGTTAATTTTTCATTAGTCATTTTAAAAGTAGCACTCTTCATTTGGGATTCTAATTGAGGGACTTACGCTGCCAGGATCTCTGCTGCAGTTGGGGCTGTAAAATGCTTTCCCTGTGAGAAATGCAAGCAGGAAGTGGTGAACGGACAGCTGGAGAGCTGCCAGAGCCTTCCGCCtccccacatttttattttgatgaccTGAGAAAAGGCATCACATTTCTggtttattgatttctttttttctttgtgtatgtgGTTGGAGTGGGGGAGCTGGTGGggtatgaaaagaaaggaaaataaagcgaTTCATCACTGCAACTAGCTATTTTatgtagaaaatgttttcttgctttctgttttatGTGACCAAGCACTTTGCATAATAATGCAAAGATGATCTGCGTGTAACCTCAGTGTCCCGTGTAAGGCTCCACGTGCCTTTTCTACAACATGCCGGCTGATACTTCTGGGTTGTTGAAGACCCTCACGGCTTTCCACGTGATTTCCTTGGGGGGCAGATTCACTCAACAGAAGTGTCTGATGCTGCTCCTGATTTTTTCccctcctccagctttgttgagGCACAATTGACAAATAGTGATGCTTCTCTTTAAAAGCCTTCCTCAGAATGaggtcttcctttttttttctctttattttattattatttttatttatttcaatagctttgggGGTATAAGTGGTTTtgggttacatggatgaattatatagtggtgaattctgagattttactgcacccatcacctgagtagtatacattgtacctaatatatagttttttttatcCCTAGACTCCCCCCACCGTTCCCCTTCTGACTCTCTAAAGTCCATTGTATGGCTTTGTATGCCTTTGTGTgcttatagcttagctcctacttacaagtgagacCATGTGGATTTTGGCTTTCTACTCCtatgttacttcacttagaataatggcctccaggtccatccaaattgctgcaaggacattatttcattcctcttcatggccaagtagtattccatggtgtatatagaggtactgcattttctttatccactcggaATGAGGACGTTCAGCTTTCGGTCATCCATTTATCTATACCAGCAACCATGTATCTGTTACTCAGCCTCCAAGTTGGAGGGTTTCCTAAGCTTTCCCCGGCTTTTACTTATATGCAGGAGACAGAAGTGTGCTGGCACAAGACAAagggagaagcagaaaagaagaGCAACCACTAACTTAtcccaaacaacaaaaataaaaggagattTGCCACTGGCCTCTCCTCAGTTTTGGGGTTTGTGCCTCCTCTTGCCAGCCTTACTCCTGCTGAGCTAATAGAAGAGCCCTCAGCACATGTCCCTGAGGGCTAAGAATGCTCCTAAAtgctaataaaatttatttcatttgacGCTTTAATATTAACTCCCAAATTTGGAAAGTTGGCAACACAACTATCTTCCAGCACAAGTTTTATGGATCTCCAAAAAACGTATGACCCAATCTCACCGTGTGCATGGGGCGTTTATTCTCTCTTTGCTTCTCCTCGATGGTGCCATCACTCAGAAGGGACTGGGAGCCCCACTGCCGAAACAACACTctgcctttctcctttcctcataGCCCCAAGGCTGGAGTTTGCATAACTTAAGAGCTTCTGTTTGCATAACTTAAAAGGTGTCAACATATTCCAACTGTGTGCTCTCTCCAAACTTATCTTTGTGCGATGACTACTTTATTGGAAGAAAAGTTGTGATGACAGTAGTTCATTTTGATCTCATCTATTTTAAGATAAATTGTTCTCTTCCAAAAGCTCAGGGCAGTAACTGAGGATAAAGTCCAGATCTGTTGACTCTGAAATCTCTGCTTTTCACTCCCCTTGTTGATTTCGTGCCGTGTTCTCTCCTCTAGGTAACAGCGACCAGTCAGGATCCCAGGAAAAGCTGCTTGTTGACAGCCAGGGCCTGAGTGGATGCTCACCCCGAGACTCAGGATGCTACGAAAGCAGTGAGAACCTGGAAAACGGTAGTGTCAGCATGAGTCGCTGGGAACCTGCTTTGACAATTACTGATTTCaaagcacagttttctgcaaaagGACGATTCTATTCCTATCATGCACTCAGCAatcatcttttcctttctgaCCTCTATACCATTCTAGTCCAAGTTAGCCTCCCTATCTGTTCTCCTGGCTGCTGGGTGAGGTTAATAAATTCCGTGTAAAATACCTGCAGCCGTAAAACCTAAATTGTGTGTCTCTTATGCCCTTTTCTTTATGCAATAAACACCAACATTTGAGTGTTGGGAGCTATTAGGTCCATGAGGAAAACAATTTACCAGGTAGACCATCCATCAGGGTTACACCAGCAGCAGTGTCTTAAATGCGTCGGCTGCACGGCCTGAGTGTCAAGGCAGTTACTGCAGGAGAGAAGGATTGGATGGCCACATGTCTTGTTTGTGGCCTCTCTGTACAGCCAGTCAGGAAGTAGTCAGTATGAAGTTTCAGAAAACGTACTTGTCTCAAACAGAAGAGGAGTCTTAAGTGGTATGGGGTCAGGTGGGCTAAACGTTACTGTGGATGGCTCTGTGGTTTCCTGTTGTGACCCCAGAATTCTCATTGTAGCAAGATGAGAAACAACGGTAAGAGCTCACGCTGCCACAGTCACCTAGATCTCTGTCAAACTCTTGAAGGCCGTCACAAAAAATGCCCAGGTTTGATAGTTTTTAGCAGCCATTGGAATCCTATCTAGTAGCCCATGTGTTAAGAAGTTTGCTGAGCACCTCCTAAagcaaactttttaaaactcCAGGCTGTACTTTATTAGTGGGTAGTGAAAGCAATTTAGTGGGTCATGGACAGCAGTTTTGTAAGACAAAATCGAATACAAAATATCAGAGAGCATCCTCTAAGATAAAGGTTAGTATTGTTAGCACTGTCACTTGTAATCCTTGTTTCagttatgtctgtgtgtgtgtttgcggttgtgtgcatgcatgtgtgtctctgtgtactACATGttgaatgtaaaatgtatttcttaccgGGAATCATGGGAAAAAATAGTTTGAGAGCCATTGTGGGCACCAGAACTAGGGCTAAGGAAAGGAAAGTGGGTGTCTAGGATGCAAACCCTAAGCGTGCTCACTCTCGGGTATCAGCCCTGCACTCATGTGGCTCTGGGCAGTCACCTCCTTAGAGTTTGTCCTCCAGGCACCTTGTTTGCCTCACTCTAATTCCAATTCTAAGAAGCATCTTGGGGACCTCAGAATTTGAGCCATGACGCCCTGCTATTCAACCATGACGTCCTGCTATTCTATCAACTTGGGAAGATAGCAGTTCTCCCCAAGCTATATATAATATTCAGGTAGCCTGAATATATCAAGACAGGATGCAAAACCCACCTAGTATCCCAGTACATCCTCAGTTTCCGTAAATGTCAGAATCCTTGTGTAGCTCATGTAGGTTctgaagaatttttatttctcttaataaCCTTTTCATATCCAAAACTTTCCAGGAAATTAATTCCCCCAGCTGTTGGTGATTGGTAAGGATCTCACAGACTGGCAGAATTTTTCACGCCCAAATGAATTCATGTGTACTTGCTGAAGAACTAGATTGCTAGCAAACCATACTTTGAACATAAAGTAAATTCAGAGATCTTTCTAATATAATGCAGAATGCAAAGATGGAACTTACATGTATAGTTTTATATTGGGAGTTAAGGGAAAAGAAAGTCATATTCCTAAAAGTTATGCTAAAGAAGttctaataattttctatttcaacctacttttaaaatttgatgcgatttttttttttctgaagaggtgtttcttcatttatctgtGATGATATTTCTAATAATGAAAAGTAGGACCATGGTCATTATCTTCAGTAGTAGCACTAGGCTGATGATCTTTATGTAAAAACAATAATATCCTACAGATGCGTAGCATTTTGGTGTTTATCGTTGTGGAACATACAGGTGGACAGGGTCAAAGCACACAACAAACATGTTATTAACCAAAAACATAACAAGGGACAgttaatctgtgtgtgtgtgtgtgtgtgcacgcgcacgcACATGCGTGTAAGTACTGATGAGAACAAAGCATTCAGCATGTTGCGTGGCCCATGAATTGGCAAAGCTTATCCAACAGCAGAAGTTTAATATCAATTACCAGTCATCAGATAAGTAGATTATGTCTGGTTGATAGTTCAGTTATCAGTCTGACCGTTGTAACCAGGACTGTTGCTTTGCTGGGACCTAAACCTTTATCAgtattttgtagattttctttgGCAAAGTACTCACATGAGTTTACCTGTCTGTGCCCAGGTTGGTTGATTGTTTCTAGGATACATTTATTAGAAGGAGGGGCTTCAAGGAAGGTGGGATTTGAGCATTCACTGATCACTCTGTAGGGGATACCATTTCTAGAACCTATTCTGAAATTCAGTCCAGCTCTCCTTTTCCATCATGACCTTCAGAAATTGTGCTCACCCAACAAATGCCATCAACATGCGGTATGATGATCACCCTCTTTCCACATCAATTGCAGCTGGGCACAGACTTAAACCAAGAGTTATTTTACTGCTTGACACAGCATATTTCTTTCCCATGTAACCCAATTAATTTCAGTCTTCCTGATTTCTTTAATAAGACTAAgaattctttctaaaaataaaaatggaacaaTAATAACCCTCTATCACCCAATGTCATAAATGGTGATTTTATGTCTTTAGTGTAATTGAACAATAGGATGTGGGAGTTGGAGATTTCAATTACATTAGCACACCTTTATGCATCTGTTTGattgatttgcttttaaaatgtgattgtAAAATATTCCCTTGTCTCCCAGGCAAGACTCGGAAAGCTAGCCTCCTATCTGCCAAGTCGTCTGCTGAGCCCAACTTGAAGTCTTTTAGCAGAAACCAGTTGGGCAATTACCCAACATTGCCTTTAACGAAATCAGGAGATGCACGGAAGCAGGGACAGGAGGAGGGCAGGCTGGGTGGTGGCCTCGCCCCAGACACATCCAAGAGCTGTGACCCACCTGGTGTGACTGGTTTGAATAAAAACCGAAGAAGCCTCCCAGTTGCCATCTGCCGGAGCTGTGAGACCCTCGAGGGCCCCCAGACTGTGGACACTTGGCCTCGATCCCATTCCCTGGATGACCTTCAAGCAGAGCCTGGTGCTGAGCAAGATGTGCCTACTGAGGTGACAGAACCGCCCCCTCAGATTGTACCCAAAGTGCCACAGAAGATGACTGCCTCTTCCACGAAGGCCCAGCCCCCGGAGCGAGACTCTGCCATCGACAATGCGTTGCTACTGACCCAAAGCAAGAGATTTTCTGAACCTCAGAAATTGACAACTAAGAAACTGGAGGGCTCAATCGCAGCCTCTGGTCGCAGCCTGTCACCCCCTCAGTGTTTGCCCAGAAACTATGATGCTCAGCCTCCTGGAGCTAAACACAGTTTAGCAAGGACACCTCTGGAGGGCCACAGAATAGGACACGAGTTTGAAGGAACACACCATCCCCTGGGCACCAAAGAAGGGGTAGATGCTGAGCAGAGGGTCCCTGAGGCAAGAACGCAACCCAAAATTCCATCACAGCCTCCACCTGTTCCTGCCAAAAAGAGCAGAGAACGCCTTGCTAATGGACTCCACCCTGTTCCCATGGGCCCCGGTGGGACCCTCCCCAGTCCCGATGCACCTTGCCTGCCAGTGAAAAGGGGCAGCCCCACCAGCCCCACCAGCCCTAGCGACTGTCCCCCAGCACTGGCTCCGAGGCCTCTCTCAGGGCAGGCGCCTGGCAGCCCACCAAGCACAAGGCCGCCCCCCTGGCTCTCAGAGCTCCCCGAGAACACAAGCCTCCAGGAGCACGGTGTGAAGCTGGGCCCAGCTTTGACCAGGAAGGTCTCTTGTGCCCGGGGAGTGGATCTGGAAATGCTTACCGAAAACAAGCTGCATGCCGAAGGCATCGATCTCACGGAGGAGCCGTATTCTGATAAGGTATCAAAGGTCCTGGGCCCACCACATTCACAGGCCTTTGTAGAAGTCAGGCAGCCAGGTGAGATGAACCCACATCTGAAGCCAGCCCGGTAGCCAGCCCAGTAGCGTGGGCCGCTCTGAGAGAGTGGAATGAATGATCCACAGCCAGCAGCTTCTGAAGAACAGGGAGCGCAGGCTccagattaaatgaaaatacagccTCTCTGGAGTCTTCTTTGTTTCGCTCTTGCTTGTTTCCTTTTAGTTTCTGGCAGCTCTACTTCGCAGGGAGAATCACTAGGACCCAGACTGGCTTCCGAGAAGGATGGTTTAGTGGACAGGAGACACCTGAATCCACGTGTCCACACCGTACTTGACATGCATGTGTTCAGATATTGACACCTTCTCATTTCATCTCTCTGTAGGTAAATCGAGGTTAAAAATAACCTGCATGAAGACCTCTTAGAGGGATTACTAGAAGCAAATAAATGTGGACATACTTTGAAAATTATAGAACCCTATTCAGATGTGATAATTGTATTATAGTTATCTGTATGGGTAATGggaaaaagataatataaaatccCTCATTGTACCAAAATCATTTAGctctataatgaaaaataatttctcattaaaaaaaaaaaaatgagatctacCAATACCAAGTGACTCCAAGGACAAAGCAATGCTAAGAGACACAGCTGTACTTTACTCCTGGAAATACAGGTCCTATTAGGATGCATTCCTGAGAGTCCTTTATTATGAAATTCTCATGACAATGAATGCCTTAGAATAAGATCCTCGTTCACCTCCCTGACCCTCCTTGATATTTCGTGAGtaaatgtctttaaataaaaagtagtgAGAGTGACCATACAGTAAATGCTGGCCTAGCAAGCTGGTGTTATAACTTGTAGCAGATGAAACGCAAACAGTTGAATATCTGTAAAGTAGAAGTTAGCCCTTCTCTCCTGCAGTTTAGAAGACTCTTCAATAACATTAGAGGAATTATATTTTGCAAAATGATCCGATTGAGGTGAAGGCATTGGCCTGAAAAGTGTAGAATAATTGTGTGCTGCCTTAACTGCTTCAGAACACTTTCCTAGAGCTCATCAGTACTATAAGATAAAGATGTAAAAGTATTCTCTCTAAAGCATCTATCCTGTccagtaaagaaaatatattcatttcaaattaaaacttttgggttgggcgcggtggcttacgcctgcaatcccaacactttgggaggtcaaggcgagaagaccgcttgagcccaggagtttgagactgcagcgagccatgatcacaccattgcgctccagtctAAGCGACAGTGAGACCCTACGTTATATGTGGTGTATcttagggaaagaaaaacaaaatccttatACCCTTGATGCCACATTCCTGTTCTCCCTGGCAGCATGGCCGCTGTGGGATTCCTGAAGCCCTGGTGCAGAGATACGCAGAGGACTTGGATCAGCCTGAGAGGGACGTCGCCATCAACATGGACCAGATCCGGGTGAAGCAGCTTCGGAAGCAGCACCGCATGGCGGTGAGCAGCCCACGGTTCTCCAGCTTCCTGAGGCACATTTAGTGATCACGCTTAGTAATGCGCATACTAACAACTGCCAAGTAGACAAGGGCTTGCGTAGCTATGGAAAGGAGACAGCTGGGGAGAAAGTAATACATGGTCAgcctagaaatatttaaaaatacactttcagaaagaaaaaaaaatgaaaattatctgtaatcccaacactgtaaaaaactttttaaagatccCTCTagtgctgggcatgatggtgcacacctgtgatcctagttactcgggaggcagaagcaggaggattgcttgagcccagaattttgatgccagcctgggcaacatagtgagaccccatctcttaagaaataaaataaaatccgtCTGAATGACACAGTTTCAGTTAGAAGCATAACTTTAAGAGATCTATTGTTcgacatggtgactacagttaataacaatgtatacttgaaaattgctaggacagcagattttaagtgttctcaccacaaaatatagtgtgtgaggtaatgcatatgttaaatagcttgatttagccattccacaattaTCAAAACACCACGTTTtacaccataaatatacacaatttttacttGTCCATTAAAACTCTGTCTAATCATTTCTCTGCACATGTATAATAGTAAATGTATAGTATTGAAACCTGATTGTTTGCTATTATCAGATCATGAATCTGTTTctctgttacttaaaaaaaaaaaagttaatattatcAGTACAGTAGTCTCCTCATATCCATGAGGGATATGGTCCAAGACCTCCAAGTGGATCTCTTGAAAGCTTGCCAAGTACCAAACcctgtatatattatacacaaatttccttttccttcttcacaatttcatggaTATAAGATTCGTTTTCACCATAGATCTTAGGACCCTCAGCACacgatgtttttttcttttcttattaagtCAAGAACTCTCACCTTTttacttaaaggaagcactttgaACATGACTTCTCTTTGCCACACACAAATGGCCAGCATgttactcttgcactttggggccgTCATAAGGCCAAATAAGAGTGATTGAATGTGAGTGCTGCAGTCCTGCGACAGTTGATCTGATGACCACGGGCTACTAAGTGACTGCGGGGCCCAGAGTGTAGACAGTGTGGATTTGCTAGACAAAGGGATGATTGTCAGATGGGACAGAGCTGGATGGTATGAGATTTCctcacactactcagaatgacATGCAATGTAagacttatgaattgtttatttctggaatttcccatttaatattttcaggctGTAGAAGGCAAAGCCGTGGATAAGGGGGGATGGCTATTGTATTTCAAAGTATTCTAGTGTACTCTAGTAGTGAGTCTCATAGTTAAAACATTTAGATTTTTccaaccttttattttaaataatgtaatgaaGAACATCCTTGTTAATAAACCTTTGTAGACTTTAAAGGTTAATTTCTGAGTATATATTCCTGGAAGAGGGTTTGCTTCATCAAAACTGTATAAAATCCCAAAGATTTTCACACTTGTTAGCAAATCACCTTTCTGAAAGGTGTAGGCCctttatatacccagtagtcaagGTTAAACATCCATTTCCCTGTTCCAGCCAACCCAtgatattattgtattttaaattctttataacCACATTGACTAAATATGTAATTTTCTGGTTAACATAGATTCAAACTACAGTGGCAAGTCTCCTTTATAAAAACCCTACCCATTGAGTGCTACTTTTCACACCATCCCCCAGATTTGTCCCTTCAGACTACCTTAGGGCTCTTGTCAAGAGCATATCCACAGCGAAACAAAATAGCAGAATATGTAAATGCTTACAGTTTGGAGACTTGGAGACATAAATGGGATTTGATCTCATTCCAAACACCTTCGAGAACCTTGTGGAACACTTCCTTAAAGATTTGTTTCATCTTAGAGAAGAATTTTTCCTGCTAGTCTTGATCTCTGACACTCACTGCATTGTTGCTTTCTGATAATAGTCTAGCAATGCAGTATTTCAGTGCTGTTCCTTTTAGACATACATGAAGCAGTCCTCCGATGACACATGAAGCGTTTCTATCAtatattgctttcttaatttatcCAGATTCCAAGTGGTGGACTCACAGAAATCTGCCGAAAGCCCATCTCTCCTGGATGCATTTCGTCTGTGTCAGATTGGCTCGTTTCCATCGGTCTGCCCATGTATGCCAGCACCCTCTCCACCGTGGGCTTCAGCACACTGAGCCAGGTGCCTTCTCTGTCCCACACTTGCCTTCAGGAGGCCGGCATCACAGAGGAGAGACACATAAGAAAGCTCTTATCTGCAGCCAGACTCTTCAAACTGCCGCCAGGCCCCGAGGCCATGTAGCCAGGCCCAGAATGGGCTTCTCTGGACAAGAGCCACCCTTTCACTGTGCATATGATGCTGATGCAATTCCTCCATCTCTGGACGTGCAGACCAGATCCAGAAGAAAAGCCTGGCGTGTGGCCACAAGCGTGAAACCTTGGCACAGGACTGAGGATCCTCTCCTCCAGAAAAGCCCCCTCAAGGAAATCAGTGCGGTTCTCTTTGACCTCCAAAGACAAGACaagcacttatttttattttcagaagacAAAAGAATCAAGATGCCAACTGGCTGCGAATGCTGTGTCTCCAGTCTGTCTCTGTGTGCTGGTAGAGGCTGGGAGGAGTGGGGGCAGCCTGTTCCGTTTCTGATAGCACCCTTGCCCTTCTGTCTGTCATCTTGCAGGATGCCCGAGGGCCAGAAGGGCTTAGCTAGGCCAAAGGAACAGACTTGAGAGTTATTGTACATTACTGACCACGCTTATTTGTTTAAAAGTTAGAACATCTGGCTGCACCAGGACAAAAAAGTCCTGTTCTTCTTTAGATAAACAAGAGACATTTTCATAATTGCTTTCTAGCAATCAGCTTTTATTTGCCTTAATATAAGCTTTTAAGCAGTTATCTAACTAGTGTCCACAACCCTGTAACCATAGTAGTTCCACATCTTCAGCTTCAGCGGACATCTAACCTCTCTGGGATGTTTTCAGCAAAAGTAGGCTTTTCTAATGGTCTCATTTTAACATGGCTTATTTTGTAGAGGTATTCATCAGCCACACACTTCatgttggtttttggtttttaagcTAACTACAAATCTAGTACAAAACTATCTGAAATTCACAAAGATatcgtgtgtgtgcgtgtgtgtgtgcgtgtgtgtgtctctattCATAGtaactgctttttgttttaacCAGTTTAGTATCGTTACCATTACTGTGTGAGTCGTTGTGCTGCAGTATTGACTTGGAATCCTGACCATGTCCATCCCAAAATTCAGTCCTCAGTTAACGGATCATCTTTGCAAAAGGTCACTGTGAGGCTGCATATTTCAGAAAGATGTTCTTAAAAAGGGAAGTCATTTATAAGATGTTTTCTAAAAGTCTTTTCAGTATTACAACTAATACTAttatccttctttttttatttagataattcttttaatttaaacaaaGGTTCAGTATGGAGCCAGACAAACCACATTAGCCATGTGTTAAGTGTTTGCTACTTTAAATTGTTTTACAACTGATTTCAGCACAttctatcctcttttttttttttttttttttttttgagatggagtttcactcttgttgcccaggctggagtgcaatggcacaatcttggctccctgcaacctcagtctcccaggttcaagtgattctcctgcttcagcctcccaaatagctgggattacaggcacccactaccatgcccagctaatttttgtattagtagtagatatggggtttcaccgtgttggccaggctggtcttgaactcctgacttcaggtggtccactcccctcggcctcccaaagtgctgggattacaggtgggagccaccacgcctggcctctatCCTCTTTTAGTCTAGTGTCTGGTTTTCTAGCAAACAGTAAATTTTAACACACTATTAAGGTTTCCATTGCTTACAAAATGATTTTCCTTTACATTCTTATCATGAACACTATTTTAAGCATCAAATGCAATCATCTATAATATAAAGGGCAatcatttataatataaacacCTTGACCACAAAGCCCTTGATTGaaagttttataatatttcatctacttattaaaacaaataattttccttGGGTTGGAGGGGAAGTGATTTCATAAATTAGCCATCTTTAGCATATTGCTTATGTCTGCATCCATGTTTCTGAGGGAAAAGACATTCTCAGGTGATGTATTTTTTTCATGCATtagtatgcattttttaaaaagaatgcatgTTTCTTTAATAGTTTTCATCTTCTATAAGATGCCATGTGAAGAAGTTGTGGAAATGTAGAATAAAAAGCTAAAGCTGCCAAATTTCTATTGAACTCTTAAAAACAGCTCATGTTTGTCCTCTCGGGTTGTGGCCTAGCCTATTTGCAATGTAAGAAGCTGCAGGGTTCTCGTATAGCTAAAGCGTTCAATGCATTTCACGTGCTGTGGTGGAGGCGGGTGCTGTAGACAGGCTTCTCTTCCTGCTCTCAAAATACCTCGGCTTGACATTTGGACAGATCCTGTCATTGTTTAAGCTGagcaaaaaaatacacaaaagttgTGTAAGAGGTAacaaaggagagggagaaatcTCATGTGAATTTTCAAGTTTTGATTCATTCTCAATGAAGGATTTTCATTTAAGTGAAAGTCACAGCAGAAGAGGGAACTTTCTGGAGTTTTTGAGAATGCCAAACCATATTTTTATCACTCTGCTTTGGAAATCAATGCCTTTGCATAGAAAATCAAATTCAGGGACCACAAAGAATTTTCAGTGGGAATGTCTAGTCTGAGGGGTCTGAGgttgtttttactttattgtgttgt
This is a stretch of genomic DNA from Rhinopithecus roxellana isolate Shanxi Qingling chromosome 4, ASM756505v1, whole genome shotgun sequence. It encodes these proteins:
- the SASH1 gene encoding SAM and SH3 domain-containing protein 1 isoform X1 → MSDEERIQLMMMVKEKMITIEEALARLKEYEAQHRQSAALDPADWPDGSYPTFDGSSNCNSREQSDDETEESVKFKRLHKLVNSTRRVRKKLIRVEEMKKPSTEGGEEHVFENSQVLDERSALYSGVHKKPFFFDGSPEKPPEDDSDSLTTSPSSSSLDTWGAGRKLVKTFSKGESRGLIKPPKKMGTFFSYPEEEKAQKVSRSLTEGEMKKSLGSLSHGRTCSFGGFDLTNRSLHVGSSNSDPMGKEGDFVYKEVIKSPTASRISLGKKVKSVKETMRKRMSKKYSSSVSEQDSGLDGMPGSPPPSQPDPEHLDKPKLKAGGSVESLRSSLSGQSSMSGQTVSTTDSSTSNRESVKSEDGDDEEPPYRGPFCGRARVHTDFTPSPYDTDSLKLKKGDIIDIISKPPMGTWMGLLNNKVGTFKFIYVDVLSEDEEKPKRPTRRRRKGRPPQPKSVEDLLDRINLKEHMPTFLFNGYEDLDTFKLLEEEDLDELNIRDPEHRAVLLTAVELLQEYDSNSDQSGSQEKLLVDSQGLSGCSPRDSGCYESSENLENGKTRKASLLSAKSSAEPNLKSFSRNQLGNYPTLPLTKSGDARKQGQEEGRLGGGLAPDTSKSCDPPGVTGLNKNRRSLPVAICRSCETLEGPQTVDTWPRSHSLDDLQAEPGAEQDVPTEVTEPPPQIVPKVPQKMTASSTKAQPPERDSAIDNALLLTQSKRFSEPQKLTTKKLEGSIAASGRSLSPPQCLPRNYDAQPPGAKHSLARTPLEGHRIGHEFEGTHHPLGTKEGVDAEQRVPEARTQPKIPSQPPPVPAKKSRERLANGLHPVPMGPGGTLPSPDAPCLPVKRGSPTSPTSPSDCPPALAPRPLSGQAPGSPPSTRPPPWLSELPENTSLQEHGVKLGPALTRKVSCARGVDLEMLTENKLHAEGIDLTEEPYSDKHGRCGIPEALVQRYAEDLDQPERDVAINMDQIRVKQLRKQHRMAIPSGGLTEICRKPISPGCISSVSDWLVSIGLPMYASTLSTVGFSTLSQVPSLSHTCLQEAGITEERHIRKLLSAARLFKLPPGPEAM
- the SASH1 gene encoding SAM and SH3 domain-containing protein 1 isoform X2, with translation MPKPSREQSDDETEESVKFKRLHKLVNSTRRVRKKLIRVEEMKKPSTEGGEEHVFENSQVLDERSALYSGVHKKPFFFDGSPEKPPEDDSDSLTTSPSSSSLDTWGAGRKLVKTFSKGESRGLIKPPKKMGTFFSYPEEEKAQKVSRSLTEGEMKKSLGSLSHGRTCSFGGFDLTNRSLHVGSSNSDPMGKEGDFVYKEVIKSPTASRISLGKKVKSVKETMRKRMSKKYSSSVSEQDSGLDGMPGSPPPSQPDPEHLDKPKLKAGGSVESLRSSLSGQSSMSGQTVSTTDSSTSNRESVKSEDGDDEEPPYRGPFCGRARVHTDFTPSPYDTDSLKLKKGDIIDIISKPPMGTWMGLLNNKVGTFKFIYVDVLSEDEEKPKRPTRRRRKGRPPQPKSVEDLLDRINLKEHMPTFLFNGYEDLDTFKLLEEEDLDELNIRDPEHRAVLLTAVELLQEYDSNSDQSGSQEKLLVDSQGLSGCSPRDSGCYESSENLENGKTRKASLLSAKSSAEPNLKSFSRNQLGNYPTLPLTKSGDARKQGQEEGRLGGGLAPDTSKSCDPPGVTGLNKNRRSLPVAICRSCETLEGPQTVDTWPRSHSLDDLQAEPGAEQDVPTEVTEPPPQIVPKVPQKMTASSTKAQPPERDSAIDNALLLTQSKRFSEPQKLTTKKLEGSIAASGRSLSPPQCLPRNYDAQPPGAKHSLARTPLEGHRIGHEFEGTHHPLGTKEGVDAEQRVPEARTQPKIPSQPPPVPAKKSRERLANGLHPVPMGPGGTLPSPDAPCLPVKRGSPTSPTSPSDCPPALAPRPLSGQAPGSPPSTRPPPWLSELPENTSLQEHGVKLGPALTRKVSCARGVDLEMLTENKLHAEGIDLTEEPYSDKHGRCGIPEALVQRYAEDLDQPERDVAINMDQIRVKQLRKQHRMAIPSGGLTEICRKPISPGCISSVSDWLVSIGLPMYASTLSTVGFSTLSQVPSLSHTCLQEAGITEERHIRKLLSAARLFKLPPGPEAM